One part of the Gossypium raimondii isolate GPD5lz chromosome 1, ASM2569854v1, whole genome shotgun sequence genome encodes these proteins:
- the LOC105777207 gene encoding uncharacterized protein LOC105777207: protein MGSPAEPKRRVAFVLIDGLGDVSIPRFGNKTPLQAADVPNLDAIASAGVNGLMDPVEVGLGCGSDTAHLSLLGYDPRVYYRGRGAFESMGAGLAMSPGDIAFKSNFATLDEKTGIVTSRRADRHFEEEGPILCAALDRMKLPSFPEYEVRVRYATEHRCGVVVKGPRLSGNISGTDPLKDNRLLLEAKALDDTDEARHTAAVVNELSREISKILVSHPLNAKRLAEGKSVANIVLLRGCGIRIEVPQFEKKHGLWPCMVAPTKIIAGLGLSLDIDILEAPGATGDYRTLLTSKATAIAKALSTPLQTSPSVFVPGEDEHKPGRSDGYDFGFLHIKAIDDAGHDKASVFKVKGLEAVDRAIAQLAKLLWQAESTGDFQYFICVTGDHSTPVEYGDHSYEPVPFTICRLKDFVGAVGGESSVLETSLDPFPLPTVKAGEDLNEAIGLEKGRKCKQVQAFCGDSVFEFNEIAAARGCLGRFPGGEMMGIIRKFLKLNA from the exons ATGGGCAGTCCTGCAGAGCCAAAGAGAAGAGTGGCATTTGTGCTGATTGATGGATTAGGAGATGTATCAATACCAAGGTTTGGGAATAAGACTCCTCTGCAGGCTGCTGATGTTCCAAACTTGGATGCCATAGCATCAGCTGGAGTTAATGGCCTTATGGACCCTGTGGAAGTAGGTTTGGGTTGTGGGAGTGATACGGCTCACCTCTCATTGTTGGGCTATGACCCGAGAGTCTATTACCGAGGGCGTGGTGCATTTGAGTCCATGGGGGCTGGGTTGGCAATGTCACCTGGAGATATTGCATTCAAG TCAAATTTTGCGACCTTGGATGAGAAAACTGGCATAGTTACAAGTAGGAGAGCTGACAGGCATTTTGAAGAAGAGGGGCCTATCCTTTGTGCTGCCTTGGATAGAATGAAGCTCCCATCTTTTCCTGAGTATGAAGTAAGAGTCAG GTATGCAACAGAGCACCGATGTGGAGTTGTTGTTAAAGGACCTAGACTGAGTGGAAACATATCAGGAACTGACCCATTGAAGGACAACCGCTTACTTCTGGAAGCCAAGGCTTTAGATGATACTGATGAAGCAAGACACACAGCTGCAGTTGTTAATGAGTTATCCAGGGAGATATCAAAGATTCTGGTTTCTCACCCTTTGAATGCAAAAAGGCTAGCAGAAGGGAAAAGTGTTGCTAACATCGTCCTTCTAAGAGGCTGTGGTATCCGAATTGAG GTTCCACAATTCGAGAAGAAACATGGCTTGTGGCCTTGCATGGTGGCTCCCACAAAAATTATTGCAGGGTTGGGCCTATCACTTGATATTGATATCCTAGAAGCTCCTGGAGCAACTGGAGACTATCGAACACTTTTGACTTCAAAGGCAACTGCCATAGCTAAGGCACTCTCTACCCCTCTACAAACATCTCCTAGTGTCTTTGTACCAGGGGAGGATGAGCACAAGCCTGGGAGATCAGATGGTTATGATTTTGGATTTCTCCACATTAAG GCAATAGATGATGCAGGGCACGATAAGGCGAGTGTTTTCAAAGTAAAAGGCTTGGAAGCTGTAGATCGAGCTATAGCACAGCTGGCTAAGCTCCTGTGGCAGGCAGAATCAACTGGGGActtccaatattttatttgtgtCACTGGTGACCATTCTACACCCGTTGAATATGGAGATCACAGTTACGAACCAGTTCCATTTACAATTTGCCGGTTGAAAGATTTTGTGGGTGCAGTTGGTGGGGAGTCTAGTGTTTTGGAAACTTCCCTTGATCCATTTCCTCTTCCTACTGTTAAGGCAGGTGAAGACCTAAATGAAGCCATTGGTTTagaaaaagggagaaaatgCAAGCAAGTTCAAGCATTTTGTGGTGATTCAGTTTTTGAGTTTAACGAGATTGCAGCTGCAAGGGGCTGTCTTGGGCGGTTTCCAGGTGGAGAGATGATGGGAATCATTAGgaaatttcttaaattaaatGCATAG
- the LOC105777241 gene encoding uncharacterized protein LOC105777241 isoform X1 encodes MSVERSFEAWEEVQRHGQDLADRLAQGFTGLIQSHITPPSFPWPNPPKSKLFDLEFPSQSFVNKDFGLPIDKSTMFDIGDIGNRIGQVGADFSAGLNGLVQQFFRSLPIPFRTEESAVLPVRGDMILKVQKAEVGGNDMEGLVGFSDRSKDFGFLENESGSEGLVDEELSGFNLKSAGLLGRPQQGTINITSTYESRTRDLESSLVARGDLWRVEASNGSSTSGSDNSLFLLQLGPVLFVRDTTLLLPVHLSKQHLLWYGYDRKNGMHSLCPAVWSKHRRWLLMSMLCLNPLACSFVDLQFPNGQFTYVSGEGLTTSAFLPICGGLLQAQGQYPGEMRYSFSCKNKWGTRVTPMVQWPDKSFTLGLSQELAWKQSGLMMRPSVQFSLFPTFGGSNPGLRTEVIHTVKEDLNLICGCAVVAHPSAFASISFGRSKWNGNVGKSGIVVRVDTPLSSVGRPSFSVQINNVIEF; translated from the exons ATGTCCGTAGAAAGGTCATTTGAAGCCTGGGAAGAGGTCCAACGCCATGGCCAGGACCTTGCAGATCGGCTAGCTCAAGGTTTTACTGGCTTAATCCAATCCCATATCACCCCACCTTCGTTCCCATGGCCAAACCCTCCAAAATCCAAGCTTTTCGACCTCGAGTTCCCTTCCCAATCCTTTGTCAATAAGGATTTTGGGCTTCCCATTGACAAGTCTACCATGTTCGACATCGGTGATATCGGGAACAGGATTGGTCAAGTCGGGGCTGATTTCAGTGCCGGCTTAAATGGGTTGGTGCAGCAGTTCTTCAGGAGCTTGCCAATCCCCTTTCGTACTGAGGAGAGTGCTGTTTTGCCTGTTAGAGGTGATATGATCTTGAAAGTGCAGAAGGCTGAGGTGGGTGGCAATGATATGGAGGGTTTGGTCGGGTTTTCAGATCGGTCAAAGGATTTCGGGTTCCTCGAAAATGAGAGTGGTTCGGAGGGTTTGGTGGATGAAGAGCTTTCAGGTTTTAATTTGAAGTCTGCTGGATTGCTTGGGAGACCTCAg CAGGGGACCATAAATATTACCTCGACATATGAGAGTAGAACACGAGATTTAGAAAGTTCTTTGGTTGCAAGGGGAGACCTATGGAGAGTAGAGGCATCAAATGGCAGTTCCACATCAGGGAGTGACAACTCTTTATTCCTTCTCCAGCTCGGACCAGTGCTCTTCGTTAGGGACACAACACTTCTTTTACCAGTTCATCTATCAAAGCAACATTTACTTTGGTACGGCTATGATAGGAAG AACGGAATGCATTCTCTTTGTCCAGCAGTATGGTCAAAGCATAGGAGGTGGCTATTAATGTCAATGCTCTGTCTTAATCCTTTAGCTTGT TCATTTGTAGATTTGCAATTTCCAAATGGACAGTTTACATATGTATCTGGTGAAGGGCTGACGACAAGTGCTTTCTTACCTATTTGTGGGGGACTTCTTCAGGCACAGGGCCAATATCCTGGAGAAATGAGATATAGCTTCTCTTGCAAG AATAAGTGGGGAACACGTGTCACCCCAATGGTGCAATGGCCTGACAAATCATTTACGCTGGGTCTTTCACAAGAGCTGGCTTGGAAGCAATCAGGGCTCATGATGAGGCCGTCCGTTCAATTTAG CTTGTTTCCAACGTTTGGTGGAAGTAATCCGGGGTTGCGGACGGAAGTTATTCACACAGTGAAGGAGGATCTCAATCTGATTTGTGGTTGTGCTGTGGTGGCACATCCTTCCGCATTTGCATCAATATCA TTTGGGCGCTCTAAGTGGAACGGAAATGTCGGGAAGTCAGGGATAGTAGTAAGAGTAGACACGCCTCTTTCCAGTGTTGGCCGCCCATCTTTTTCTGTTCAGATAAACAACGTTATCGAGTTCTGA
- the LOC105777241 gene encoding uncharacterized protein LOC105777241 isoform X2, whose product MSVERSFEAWEEVQRHGQDLADRLAQGFTGLIQSHITPPSFPWPNPPKSKLFDLEFPSQSFVNKDFGLPIDKSTMFDIGDIGNRIGQVGADFSAGLNGLVQQFFRSLPIPFRTEESAVLPVRGDMILKVQKAEVGGNDMEGLVGFSDRSKDFGFLENESGSEGLVDEELSGFNLKSAGLLGRPQGTINITSTYESRTRDLESSLVARGDLWRVEASNGSSTSGSDNSLFLLQLGPVLFVRDTTLLLPVHLSKQHLLWYGYDRKNGMHSLCPAVWSKHRRWLLMSMLCLNPLACSFVDLQFPNGQFTYVSGEGLTTSAFLPICGGLLQAQGQYPGEMRYSFSCKNKWGTRVTPMVQWPDKSFTLGLSQELAWKQSGLMMRPSVQFSLFPTFGGSNPGLRTEVIHTVKEDLNLICGCAVVAHPSAFASISFGRSKWNGNVGKSGIVVRVDTPLSSVGRPSFSVQINNVIEF is encoded by the exons ATGTCCGTAGAAAGGTCATTTGAAGCCTGGGAAGAGGTCCAACGCCATGGCCAGGACCTTGCAGATCGGCTAGCTCAAGGTTTTACTGGCTTAATCCAATCCCATATCACCCCACCTTCGTTCCCATGGCCAAACCCTCCAAAATCCAAGCTTTTCGACCTCGAGTTCCCTTCCCAATCCTTTGTCAATAAGGATTTTGGGCTTCCCATTGACAAGTCTACCATGTTCGACATCGGTGATATCGGGAACAGGATTGGTCAAGTCGGGGCTGATTTCAGTGCCGGCTTAAATGGGTTGGTGCAGCAGTTCTTCAGGAGCTTGCCAATCCCCTTTCGTACTGAGGAGAGTGCTGTTTTGCCTGTTAGAGGTGATATGATCTTGAAAGTGCAGAAGGCTGAGGTGGGTGGCAATGATATGGAGGGTTTGGTCGGGTTTTCAGATCGGTCAAAGGATTTCGGGTTCCTCGAAAATGAGAGTGGTTCGGAGGGTTTGGTGGATGAAGAGCTTTCAGGTTTTAATTTGAAGTCTGCTGGATTGCTTGGGAGACCTCAg GGGACCATAAATATTACCTCGACATATGAGAGTAGAACACGAGATTTAGAAAGTTCTTTGGTTGCAAGGGGAGACCTATGGAGAGTAGAGGCATCAAATGGCAGTTCCACATCAGGGAGTGACAACTCTTTATTCCTTCTCCAGCTCGGACCAGTGCTCTTCGTTAGGGACACAACACTTCTTTTACCAGTTCATCTATCAAAGCAACATTTACTTTGGTACGGCTATGATAGGAAG AACGGAATGCATTCTCTTTGTCCAGCAGTATGGTCAAAGCATAGGAGGTGGCTATTAATGTCAATGCTCTGTCTTAATCCTTTAGCTTGT TCATTTGTAGATTTGCAATTTCCAAATGGACAGTTTACATATGTATCTGGTGAAGGGCTGACGACAAGTGCTTTCTTACCTATTTGTGGGGGACTTCTTCAGGCACAGGGCCAATATCCTGGAGAAATGAGATATAGCTTCTCTTGCAAG AATAAGTGGGGAACACGTGTCACCCCAATGGTGCAATGGCCTGACAAATCATTTACGCTGGGTCTTTCACAAGAGCTGGCTTGGAAGCAATCAGGGCTCATGATGAGGCCGTCCGTTCAATTTAG CTTGTTTCCAACGTTTGGTGGAAGTAATCCGGGGTTGCGGACGGAAGTTATTCACACAGTGAAGGAGGATCTCAATCTGATTTGTGGTTGTGCTGTGGTGGCACATCCTTCCGCATTTGCATCAATATCA TTTGGGCGCTCTAAGTGGAACGGAAATGTCGGGAAGTCAGGGATAGTAGTAAGAGTAGACACGCCTCTTTCCAGTGTTGGCCGCCCATCTTTTTCTGTTCAGATAAACAACGTTATCGAGTTCTGA